A genome region from Dendrosporobacter quercicolus includes the following:
- the aroA gene encoding 3-phosphoshikimate 1-carboxyvinyltransferase produces MGAVIRIEPAAGLTGNIVVPGDKSISHRSIMLAGLAKTPVLVKNFLFAQDCLSTVSCMQALGVKVEQKAGHELVVTGNGLRGLVEPDNILDAGNSGTTLRLLLGILAAQPFFSAFTGDASLRSRPMGRVIKPLADMGAVIAARRKGRLLPLSIAPAAGRLTGIDYHMPMASAQVKSAVLLAGMFADGTTTVTEPYASRDHTERMLETFGAGLEKNGTAVRLRGVAELSAPAAIEVPGDISSAAFWLVAASIIPGSKVTLSNVGINPTRTGILDVLGQMGADIQLTNERWSGREPVADITVKHARLQGVSIDGAIIPRLVDEIPVLAVAAMFAAGRTIISGAEELRVKETDRLKAVATEFTKLGGLITETKDGLLIDPSPNLRSAVCYSYHDHRIAMALAVAGAAAQGVEIEQPDCVAISYPGFYAQLNRFNG; encoded by the coding sequence ATGGGAGCTGTGATAAGAATAGAACCAGCGGCAGGCTTGACTGGCAATATTGTTGTACCGGGGGATAAATCGATATCGCATCGGAGCATTATGCTGGCTGGTCTGGCAAAAACGCCGGTGTTGGTTAAGAATTTTTTATTTGCCCAGGATTGTCTGTCAACGGTCAGCTGTATGCAGGCGCTGGGGGTAAAGGTTGAACAGAAGGCCGGCCATGAACTGGTGGTAACCGGTAATGGCCTGCGTGGGCTGGTTGAGCCGGATAATATTCTTGATGCCGGAAATTCCGGGACGACTTTACGGTTGCTGCTGGGGATTCTGGCTGCTCAACCGTTTTTTAGCGCATTTACCGGTGATGCATCTCTGCGCAGCCGGCCAATGGGACGGGTGATTAAACCCCTGGCTGACATGGGAGCGGTCATTGCAGCCCGGCGGAAAGGTCGTCTGCTGCCTTTGTCGATAGCGCCGGCGGCCGGGCGGTTAACAGGAATCGACTACCATATGCCTATGGCTAGCGCCCAGGTTAAGTCGGCCGTTTTACTGGCAGGAATGTTTGCCGATGGAACGACTACGGTAACTGAACCCTATGCTTCCCGTGATCATACGGAAAGAATGCTGGAGACCTTTGGCGCAGGTCTTGAAAAAAACGGTACGGCGGTCAGGCTCCGCGGGGTGGCTGAGCTTTCAGCCCCGGCGGCGATAGAGGTGCCGGGCGATATCAGTTCCGCTGCATTCTGGCTGGTAGCTGCTTCTATCATCCCCGGCAGTAAGGTAACGCTTAGCAATGTTGGCATTAATCCGACCCGTACCGGTATTTTGGATGTACTGGGGCAAATGGGAGCGGATATCCAGTTGACCAATGAACGCTGGAGCGGCCGCGAGCCGGTTGCCGACATTACCGTTAAGCATGCCCGGCTGCAGGGCGTTTCCATTGATGGAGCAATCATTCCCCGGCTGGTTGATGAAATTCCGGTTCTGGCGGTCGCCGCTATGTTTGCCGCAGGGCGTACGATCATTTCCGGGGCGGAGGAATTGCGGGTAAAGGAAACTGACCGTTTAAAAGCAGTGGCAACAGAATTTACAAAGTTAGGCGGATTAATCACTGAGACTAAGGACGGCTTATTGATTGATCCTTCGCCAAATCTCAGATCTGCCGTCTGCTATTCTTACCATGATCACCGGATTGCTATGGCGCTGGCCGTTGCCGGCGCTGCAGCCCAAGGCGTGGAAATCGAGCAGCCCGATTGTGTAGCGATTTCCTATCCCGGCTTTTATGCACAGCTCAACCGGTTTAATGGGTAG
- the cmk gene encoding (d)CMP kinase — MKKLVIAIDGPAGAGKSTVARIVAQCLGYVYIDTGAMYRAVAWQALQSAKPTAETIAEIAAAGNIELTYADGKTSVRIAGKDVSEAIRTPRVSNMVSEVAQIPAVRQHLLALQRRMAESGGVVMDGRDIGSHVLPNADLKIFLTASIDERARRRWLELTAKGYQIDLGQLKTDIACRDKKDCERKTAPLIQAEDAVLIDTTQLSINGAVEAILKLCEQRSAHV; from the coding sequence ATGAAAAAATTAGTTATAGCAATAGATGGTCCGGCCGGAGCCGGAAAAAGCACTGTTGCCCGGATTGTAGCGCAGTGCCTGGGATATGTTTATATTGACACCGGGGCTATGTACCGGGCCGTTGCCTGGCAGGCCCTGCAATCAGCAAAGCCAACTGCGGAAACAATTGCGGAAATTGCCGCCGCCGGGAATATTGAATTAACTTATGCCGATGGGAAAACCAGTGTTAGAATAGCCGGGAAAGACGTATCTGAGGCTATACGGACTCCCCGGGTAAGCAATATGGTTTCCGAGGTAGCCCAGATACCGGCGGTAAGACAGCATCTGCTGGCATTGCAGCGCCGGATGGCGGAGTCAGGCGGGGTTGTGATGGATGGACGTGATATTGGCAGTCATGTTTTGCCGAATGCCGATCTTAAAATATTTTTAACGGCGTCAATTGATGAACGGGCCCGGCGAAGGTGGCTGGAACTGACCGCCAAAGGTTATCAGATTGACTTAGGGCAGCTTAAAACCGACATTGCCTGTCGTGATAAAAAAGATTGTGAACGCAAGACCGCTCCCCTGATTCAGGCGGAGGATGCCGTGTTAATTGACACTACCCAATTGTCCATCAATGGCGCGGTTGAAGCAATTCTGAAGTTATGTGAGCAGAGATCCGCCCATGTATAA
- a CDS encoding lysophospholipid acyltransferase family protein produces the protein MYKLLKLFLFILFKLVFRCRVTGQENIPQAGGVIIAANHLSLWDPPFLATFVPRPIHYMAKEELFAIPGLGWIIRRLNAFPVRRGAADRTAIRTAIAILEGGECLGLFPEGTRSKDGSLGPAEQGVALIAAKAGAIIVPAAIIGTNKGFGDWCLPRFELRFGSPVVLPKGKADKERLDKISNQVMTEIGCLLTDQAAKKITGG, from the coding sequence ATGTATAAGCTGCTTAAACTATTTCTGTTTATTTTATTTAAACTGGTTTTTCGCTGCAGGGTAACCGGACAGGAAAATATTCCGCAAGCAGGCGGGGTGATTATTGCCGCTAATCATTTGAGTTTATGGGACCCTCCGTTCCTCGCCACTTTCGTTCCCCGGCCGATTCATTATATGGCCAAAGAAGAACTGTTTGCAATACCAGGGTTAGGTTGGATAATCCGGCGTCTTAATGCCTTTCCTGTCCGGCGCGGTGCGGCGGACAGGACGGCTATTCGTACTGCCATTGCCATCCTGGAAGGCGGTGAATGCCTCGGCTTATTTCCTGAAGGCACCCGCAGTAAGGACGGCTCGTTGGGCCCGGCTGAGCAAGGGGTGGCATTGATTGCGGCCAAAGCCGGGGCAATCATTGTTCCGGCGGCGATTATTGGGACCAACAAAGGCTTTGGCGACTGGTGTTTACCCCGCTTTGAACTGCGTTTCGGCAGTCCGGTTGTTTTGCCTAAGGGAAAGGCCGACAAAGAACGCCTGGATAAAATTTCAAATCAGGTCATGACTGAAATTGGCTGCCTGCTTACTGATCAAGCTGCTAAAAAAATAACAGGGGGATGA